One genomic region from Gopherus flavomarginatus isolate rGopFla2 chromosome 20, rGopFla2.mat.asm, whole genome shotgun sequence encodes:
- the LOC127038079 gene encoding uncharacterized protein LOC127038079, whose protein sequence is MSLVDKGEAVDVVCLDFSKAFDAVSYDILINKLGKYNLDGATIRWVHNWLDNRTQRVVINGSQSCWKGITSGILQGSVLGPALFNIFINDLDVGIESTLIKFADDTKLGGIATALEDRVKIQNDLDKLEKWSEVNRMKFNKDKCKVLHLGRNNQFHTYRMGRDCLGRSMAERDLGVIVDHKLNMSQQCDTVAKKANVILGCINRCVVNNTREVILPLYSALVRPQLEYCVQFWAPHFKKDVEKLERVQRRGTRMIKDLENMTYEGRLKELGLFSLEKRRQRGHDSSFQVSKRVSSGGGRKFVHLSLQ, encoded by the coding sequence atgagtcttgtggacaagggagaagcggtggatgtggtatgcctagactttagtaaagcatttgatgcTGTCTcgtatgatattcttatcaataaattaggcaaatacaatttagatggagctactataaggtgggtgcataactggctggataaccgtactcagagagtagttattaatggctcccaatcctgctggaaaggtataacaagtgggattctgcaggggtctgttttgggaccagctctgttcaatatcttcatcaacgatttagatgttggcatagaaagtacgcttattaagtttgcggacgacaccaaactgggagggattgcaactgctttggaggacagggtcaaaattcaaaatgatctggacaaattggagaaatggtctgaggtaaacaggatgaagttcaataaagacaaatgcaaagtgctccacttaggaaggaacaatcagtttcacacatacagaatgggaagagactgtctaggaaggagtatggcagaaagagatctaggggtcatagtggaccacaagctaaatatgagtcaacagtgcgatactgttgcaaaaaaagcaaacgtgattctgggatgcattaacaggtgtgttgtaaacaacacacgagaagtcattcttccgctttactctgcactggtcaggcctcaactggagtattgtgtccagttctgggcaccgcatttcaagaaagatgtggagaaattggagagggtccagagaagaggaacaagaatgattaaagatcttgagaacatgacctatgaaggaaggctgaaggaattgggtttgtttagtttggaaaagagaagacagaggggacatgatagcagttttcaggtatctaaaagggtgtcatcaggaggagggagaaaatttgttcaccttagcctccaatga